Proteins encoded by one window of Thermodesulfovibrionales bacterium:
- a CDS encoding tRNA-dihydrouridine synthase family protein has translation MCPLLSMKAETNVRTPPQAMQIRNLLIDPPLFLAPMAGLTHSALRRIMIGFGGVGLLSTEMLSAKRLPTENPRISPYLIRTERESPLSYQLLTATDKEIGRAIDALHALKADAVDLNMGCPSPAVSKFGAGSMLMEQPEDARRIVAEARKRTILPLSAKIRLGNDSDSGKVKTFCSMLEGEGIDMLSVHARFTYESFARKPRWAHIAEIKECIKIPVIANGGVFSIEDAEQCLKVSGADGLMLGRGAVIKPWLFAEVARTVFHGDITEPAVSLPDVYAAFLEALDAYYRPIYCLGRLKEFTHYFARNYKFGHSLASKVQSSSSMGEARERAWTFFANNSKERMAATRTGVGDNENIG, from the coding sequence ATGTGTCCCTTACTGTCGATGAAAGCTGAAACGAATGTGCGAACACCGCCGCAAGCGATGCAGATTCGCAATCTGCTGATCGATCCGCCGCTTTTCCTTGCGCCGATGGCAGGTCTTACCCACAGCGCCCTCCGGCGGATCATGATCGGCTTTGGCGGGGTCGGCCTGTTGTCTACTGAAATGCTCTCGGCAAAAAGACTGCCCACGGAAAATCCCCGCATCTCCCCGTATCTGATCAGAACCGAAAGGGAAAGCCCGCTCTCTTATCAGCTCCTCACTGCCACCGACAAAGAGATAGGCCGGGCCATTGACGCGCTTCACGCATTGAAGGCTGACGCGGTTGATTTGAACATGGGCTGCCCATCACCTGCGGTCAGCAAATTCGGCGCAGGTAGCATGCTGATGGAACAGCCGGAGGATGCCCGCCGCATCGTGGCCGAGGCCAGAAAGCGCACTATCCTGCCCTTGAGCGCGAAGATCCGCCTCGGCAACGACTCTGACAGTGGTAAAGTGAAGACGTTCTGCTCCATGCTCGAAGGTGAGGGAATTGATATGCTTTCAGTGCACGCCAGGTTCACATATGAATCCTTTGCAAGAAAACCGCGCTGGGCACATATAGCCGAAATAAAGGAATGCATTAAAATACCTGTTATCGCCAATGGCGGAGTCTTCTCAATAGAGGACGCGGAACAATGCCTGAAAGTATCAGGTGCCGATGGGTTGATGCTCGGGCGGGGCGCGGTGATAAAACCCTGGCTCTTCGCTGAAGTTGCGAGGACTGTATTCCACGGTGATATCACGGAGCCGGCGGTTTCGCTGCCGGATGTGTACGCCGCCTTTCTCGAAGCTCTGGACGCGTATTATCGCCCCATATACTGCCTGGGGAGACTGAAGGAATTTACCCACTACTTTGCCCGGAATTATAAATTCGGACACTCTCTGGCGTCCAAGGTTCAGTCAAGCAGTAGTATGGGTGAAGCAAGGGAAAGGGCCTGGACGTTCTTTGCGAACAACAGCAAGGAGCGCATGGCCGCGACAAGGACCGGAGTCGGCGATAATGAAAACATTGGGTAA
- a CDS encoding SWIB/MDM2 domain-containing protein, translated as MSETEKKGAKKRPSNPAFMKAMKPSEALAKIVGNEPLPRTEITKKLWEYIKQHNLQDAKNKRNINADENLLAVFDGKNQVSMFEMTKLVNKHLSE; from the coding sequence ATGTCAGAGACTGAGAAGAAAGGTGCAAAGAAGAGACCCTCTAATCCGGCATTTATGAAGGCCATGAAACCCAGCGAGGCGCTGGCTAAGATAGTGGGGAATGAACCGCTTCCAAGGACAGAGATAACCAAGAAGCTATGGGAGTATATAAAGCAACATAATCTCCAGGACGCAAAGAATAAGAGAAATATCAATGCAGATGAGAATCTCTTGGCGGTATTCGACGGGAAGAACCAGGTCTCAATGTTCGAGATGACCAAATTAGTCAATAAGCATCTCAGCGAATAG
- a CDS encoding BrnA antitoxin family protein, with translation MNRLKKIPKFKSEAEEAEFWATHDSTEYVDYSTAKRVVFPHLKPSTKTISIRLPESLIEHLKVLANKRDVPYQSLLKIFLSERVEEELHGAAK, from the coding sequence ATGAACAGACTCAAGAAGATACCCAAATTTAAGAGTGAAGCAGAAGAAGCCGAGTTTTGGGCTACTCACGATTCCACGGAGTACGTCGACTACTCGACCGCAAAACGAGTAGTATTTCCACACTTAAAACCATCAACCAAAACGATCTCGATTCGTCTGCCCGAATCGCTCATTGAGCATCTTAAGGTACTTGCTAATAAACGGGATGTTCCTTATCAATCGCTCTTAAAGATATTCCTGTCTGAAAGGGTTGAAGAGGAATTGCACGGCGCGGCGAAATAA
- a CDS encoding DUF1566 domain-containing protein encodes MILKNIVFCNAVIFMIALVSYGAVVYASSGVEVGGDLLLQNGGVAFSDGTIQTAASMPTWSQKILGAARWLTVLDDAAVLDRETGLVWQRQTSGITKVEDDAIASCTILSVGGRFGWRLPSIEELATLIDPNAGSAPYLPAGHLFTDDSAVLGGIYWSSTTSTSDSTRAWLAYFSGGYGVVTI; translated from the coding sequence ATGATCCTAAAAAATATTGTATTTTGCAATGCAGTTATATTTATGATTGCATTGGTGAGTTATGGCGCTGTGGTCTACGCTTCATCTGGGGTCGAAGTCGGCGGCGACTTGTTACTGCAGAACGGTGGTGTCGCTTTTTCGGATGGTACAATTCAAACTGCAGCATCAATGCCGACTTGGAGCCAGAAGATTCTTGGTGCTGCTCGATGGCTGACGGTCCTCGACGACGCAGCAGTGCTTGACAGAGAAACAGGCTTGGTCTGGCAACGGCAGACAAGTGGCATAACCAAAGTGGAAGACGATGCCATCGCATCGTGCACAATACTATCAGTGGGAGGGCGTTTTGGATGGCGGCTCCCGTCAATAGAGGAACTTGCTACGCTTATAGATCCAAATGCCGGGAGTGCGCCTTACCTTCCTGCGGGGCATCTTTTTACCGATGATTCTGCTGTTTTAGGCGGTATCTACTGGTCATCTACAACTAGCACCAGTGATTCAACTCGCGCGTGGCTTGCATACTTCAGTGGAGGCTATGGCGTGGTCACCATCTAA
- a CDS encoding GlsB/YeaQ/YmgE family stress response membrane protein yields the protein MSFLWFLIVGLVAGWLAGMLVKGSGFGIIGDLVVGVIGAFLGGWLFSTFGASIGGGLLGSIIVATIGAVVLLFIVRLVKRA from the coding sequence ATGAGTTTTCTGTGGTTTCTCATCGTGGGTCTCGTGGCCGGTTGGTTGGCGGGGATGCTGGTCAAGGGCAGTGGCTTCGGTATTATCGGCGATCTCGTCGTCGGTGTGATCGGTGCCTTCCTTGGCGGTTGGCTTTTTAGCACCTTTGGTGCTTCAATCGGCGGCGGACTTCTAGGCAGCATCATTGTGGCGACAATCGGCGCGGTCGTGCTCCTCTTCATCGTACGTCTCGTCAAACGCGCGTAG
- a CDS encoding PilZ domain-containing protein — MFKATLTSLISLGVATALICASVVLFLLRSAERRKDDRLYRRYEVSCGIRFTANGITYEGISQDISMNGLSIKTEHQFDPDTILDINIELAGKQTSNLKGKVIRTIKNGLIGVKIAAKDSAYLKFCKHLDEMGS, encoded by the coding sequence ATGTTTAAAGCAACACTGACAAGTCTGATTTCTTTAGGTGTGGCAACCGCCTTAATTTGTGCAAGCGTTGTACTTTTCCTGCTTCGCTCGGCAGAGAGAAGAAAGGACGACAGACTTTATAGAAGGTATGAGGTGAGTTGTGGTATACGGTTCACGGCAAACGGCATAACGTATGAGGGTATAAGCCAAGATATTTCGATGAACGGCTTGTCCATAAAAACAGAACATCAATTTGACCCTGACACAATACTCGACATTAATATCGAACTAGCTGGTAAGCAGACATCAAACCTGAAAGGGAAAGTCATTAGGACTATTAAGAATGGTCTAATAGGTGTAAAGATAGCAGCAAAGGATTCCGCCTACCTGAAGTTCTGTAAACACCTTGACGAAATGGGATCGTAA
- a CDS encoding PilZ domain-containing protein, whose translation MKDDEEKTERRNCRRFPFREEILLDGIHCCTSYDISEAGIYVSGARYFDEDDVVEITLPIGEEKITVKGQVKNCQPGIGAGLVFIDLHNDQRARIRGFIESIAKSYEKQMGA comes from the coding sequence ATGAAGGACGACGAAGAAAAAACAGAACGCAGAAACTGCCGGAGATTTCCTTTTCGAGAGGAAATTTTGCTAGACGGCATACATTGCTGTACAAGTTATGATATAAGTGAAGCCGGTATTTATGTTTCGGGGGCGCGCTATTTTGACGAGGATGACGTTGTCGAGATTACCCTTCCGATAGGAGAAGAGAAGATAACAGTCAAAGGGCAGGTAAAGAATTGTCAGCCTGGCATTGGCGCAGGCCTTGTGTTTATTGACCTGCATAACGATCAGAGGGCAAGAATCAGGGGATTCATTGAGAGCATCGCAAAATCATACGAAAAACAAATGGGCGCTTAA
- a CDS encoding PilZ domain-containing protein — MYRIRSHKRIALPATATLNIAGGRDAYSIQAMVADMSLAGIGVYSDQPLREGKDLSIDVYFIAVDGSMKSASVDGISTYSRKIRDIYYVGIQFKEEIDSTKQPLLYEQLTSSLRHFHNQ, encoded by the coding sequence ATGTATAGGATACGCAGTCATAAAAGAATTGCATTGCCGGCAACCGCGACACTCAATATTGCTGGCGGGCGCGACGCCTATTCAATTCAGGCAATGGTTGCCGACATGTCTTTGGCGGGAATCGGTGTTTATTCTGACCAGCCACTGAGGGAGGGCAAAGATCTATCAATCGATGTTTATTTCATAGCGGTCGACGGATCGATGAAGAGTGCTTCTGTGGACGGCATCAGCACATATAGCAGAAAGATTAGGGATATTTATTATGTGGGGATTCAATTCAAGGAGGAAATAGATTCAACGAAACAACCGTTGCTCTATGAGCAGTTAACCTCTTCTCTCAGACATTTTCATAATCAGTGA
- a CDS encoding PilZ domain-containing protein — protein MVNRRRHKRFIKYCDTEFVSNGMIYTGTSSNFSLHGMFIRTDHPQAPDTILDMALYLPYGAISKVSVKVKRACASPAGTALRTGKKEKIGMGVELIERDSNYVHFIRYLLNRASLEQSLSSSIGMNDDFTPVEVKDMSKRTG, from the coding sequence GTGGTTAACAGAAGAAGGCATAAGCGCTTTATTAAGTACTGTGACACTGAGTTCGTGTCAAACGGGATGATTTATACTGGGACTTCGAGCAATTTTTCGCTACACGGAATGTTCATCAGAACTGACCATCCGCAGGCGCCGGATACTATTCTCGACATGGCACTTTATCTACCGTATGGCGCGATTTCAAAGGTTAGCGTTAAGGTCAAAAGAGCCTGTGCAAGCCCCGCCGGGACCGCGCTTAGGACAGGGAAGAAAGAAAAAATTGGGATGGGAGTCGAGCTCATTGAGAGGGATTCTAATTATGTTCATTTTATCAGGTATCTGCTTAACCGCGCTTCACTTGAGCAGAGTTTGTCGTCTTCAATAGGCATGAATGATGATTTCACTCCAGTCGAGGTGAAGGACATGAGTAAGAGGACGGGATAG
- a CDS encoding PPC domain-containing protein — MRYVCGLPVIVIFGFLLVLPFPQNAQASLQNGVPFDTYLDSMTYANIDIYVPAGATKLTVTISNGSGNLDLYLKYGSPAQGNTVGQLNANADVVSAGPTADETIVLTPETTPPLHEGVWYVATLNLNNTRTYFALTATVEVPMGQAIPIPTEQEMWGYSPVEKCIANYDAASSKPICIQTSVPGGKTITVKVEAQRFAAPVDIYFGICANPIDSRNIYLLSSDNHLRPLAEGYVPWRTNVAGPLNENVLGDIPLSSLPPGRYDLYLGIALLGRTDVYYIWATSYVIKPGPEYVADGDAAFFDGTVVVPKSKIQFQGQLYDETAEVPANTLVGVIKSDKIYLYHTALGTVTLSDETTRKAIGQFVMDYFENTSSTATAGLNTIASGDQLLTYANPADLKTGVKLTRLAEKEVEVLNEFHRWAAIEGTEGSGPYFLPPPARYLDNNLIRLFGNYLKLSESWFNASNENKETVYFTSDSLTIETFGATWRPLPYFLAGATDIANMVVSLLSGRSNPVTNIPIDGEAMAIQKDQKLVEALWNIDLAAMLFEGIKLFAATFDVSETLEPVVNLCCNTAMAITHAWINGQAGTPQAKASVKKAIEDLANDIPTALINVGTAGGGTPFFTLVDGIATLDYMVEDVVIHDLEVTGGSAYDEVSMKPETSNNVDLFSFPWRVFWGCDETSTSCDPVPNYLKFYTNYVYDLFASPDMAKPDWHGSWSRAGSTLTLTPTDGKDCVSSYVGTLIYPHTIKGYYTLGPKCANPGEKHYWMAQ, encoded by the coding sequence ATGCGATATGTTTGCGGACTCCCGGTTATTGTTATATTCGGTTTTTTATTAGTTCTCCCTTTTCCCCAAAATGCTCAAGCCTCGCTCCAAAACGGTGTTCCTTTCGATACATATCTGGATTCAATGACTTATGCCAACATCGACATCTACGTACCTGCAGGTGCCACAAAACTCACTGTCACTATCAGTAATGGAAGCGGCAATCTGGATCTCTATTTGAAATACGGCAGTCCCGCTCAAGGCAACACTGTGGGGCAATTGAATGCTAACGCCGATGTCGTGTCGGCAGGTCCGACAGCGGATGAAACGATTGTGCTGACGCCTGAGACCACCCCTCCGCTGCACGAGGGGGTATGGTATGTTGCGACCTTGAACCTTAACAACACGAGAACTTATTTTGCATTAACCGCCACTGTGGAAGTTCCGATGGGCCAAGCGATTCCAATTCCAACAGAACAGGAAATGTGGGGTTACTCGCCTGTCGAAAAATGCATCGCAAATTATGATGCTGCAAGTTCCAAGCCGATATGCATTCAAACCTCCGTCCCGGGTGGTAAGACAATTACGGTCAAAGTTGAGGCCCAGCGATTTGCGGCACCGGTTGATATTTACTTCGGAATCTGTGCCAATCCGATCGACTCACGAAATATCTACCTCCTGTCATCAGATAACCATCTGCGACCGCTTGCCGAGGGTTATGTCCCTTGGCGCACAAACGTGGCGGGGCCTTTGAATGAAAATGTTTTGGGGGACATTCCCCTTTCGAGCCTTCCGCCAGGGAGGTATGACCTATATCTGGGGATAGCACTTTTGGGTCGAACAGACGTTTATTATATCTGGGCCACTTCTTATGTTATAAAGCCCGGGCCTGAGTATGTTGCAGATGGTGATGCCGCTTTTTTCGACGGCACGGTAGTCGTCCCAAAATCGAAAATTCAATTTCAGGGTCAGCTTTACGATGAAACGGCTGAAGTACCCGCTAATACTTTAGTTGGTGTCATCAAGTCGGACAAGATCTACCTTTATCATACGGCACTTGGTACCGTCACTCTTTCCGATGAGACGACGCGTAAGGCCATCGGACAATTTGTGATGGATTACTTTGAGAACACCTCATCGACAGCCACTGCGGGACTCAACACCATTGCGAGTGGCGACCAACTCCTGACCTACGCAAATCCCGCGGATCTCAAGACCGGCGTCAAACTCACGCGACTCGCCGAAAAAGAGGTTGAAGTTTTGAACGAGTTCCACAGGTGGGCTGCGATAGAGGGGACAGAGGGGAGCGGACCATATTTCCTACCGCCACCGGCTCGTTATCTCGATAACAACCTAATTCGTCTCTTTGGCAATTATCTGAAGTTATCGGAGTCCTGGTTCAATGCGAGCAACGAAAACAAGGAAACCGTGTATTTCACTTCAGATTCTCTGACGATTGAGACGTTCGGGGCAACATGGAGACCACTGCCCTATTTCCTTGCGGGTGCTACCGACATTGCCAATATGGTTGTTTCGTTGCTCTCTGGGCGATCGAATCCCGTAACGAACATCCCCATTGATGGCGAGGCCATGGCTATCCAGAAAGACCAAAAGCTTGTCGAAGCCCTTTGGAATATTGATCTTGCCGCCATGCTGTTCGAAGGGATAAAACTCTTCGCCGCCACATTCGATGTGAGCGAGACGCTTGAACCTGTAGTGAATCTGTGTTGCAACACGGCTATGGCGATTACTCATGCCTGGATCAATGGTCAGGCGGGAACGCCGCAAGCCAAAGCCAGCGTTAAGAAGGCCATTGAAGATCTGGCCAACGACATTCCGACGGCATTGATTAATGTTGGTACCGCGGGAGGAGGCACGCCCTTCTTTACCTTGGTAGACGGCATTGCAACCCTGGATTACATGGTTGAGGATGTTGTTATCCACGACCTTGAGGTTACTGGGGGGTCAGCCTACGATGAGGTCTCTATGAAACCGGAAACTTCAAACAACGTTGACCTATTCTCTTTCCCTTGGAGGGTATTTTGGGGCTGTGACGAGACATCCACCTCGTGCGATCCCGTGCCGAATTATCTCAAGTTTTATACAAATTATGTGTATGATCTCTTTGCCTCTCCCGATATGGCAAAGCCGGACTGGCACGGCAGTTGGTCTCGGGCTGGCTCAACCCTTACGCTCACGCCAACAGACGGCAAAGATTGCGTTTCATCCTATGTCGGAACACTGATATATCCCCATACAATCAAGGGATACTACACCCTCGGACCGAAATGCGCAAACCCGGGAGAGAAACATTACTGGATGGCACAGTAA
- a CDS encoding PilZ domain-containing protein: MVNRRRHKRFIKHCDVEFFSGGMGHAGTSSNFSLQGMFIRTDHPQAPGTVLDILLYLPYGEISKLRGKVKRAWTNPAGAGVRRPKNGKIGMGVEVIEKDASYLHFIRYLLNWSHLSGIFVARQEKRGEIYATADRTYRECGLEETVEKVPDDS, encoded by the coding sequence ATGGTTAATAGGAGAAGACATAAGCGCTTTATTAAACACTGCGATGTCGAATTTTTCTCAGGAGGGATGGGACATGCCGGAACTTCGAGTAATTTTTCATTGCAGGGAATGTTCATAAGAACAGATCATCCTCAGGCGCCGGGCACGGTTCTCGACATTTTGCTCTATCTTCCCTATGGCGAGATTTCAAAATTGCGGGGTAAGGTGAAGAGGGCATGGACAAACCCCGCTGGGGCGGGGGTGAGAAGACCCAAGAATGGGAAAATCGGGATGGGGGTTGAGGTCATAGAGAAAGATGCCAGTTATCTTCACTTCATCAGGTATTTGCTTAACTGGTCTCACCTCTCCGGAATATTCGTCGCGCGACAAGAGAAACGTGGAGAAATCTACGCGACAGCTGATCGGACATACCGCGAATGCGGCCTTGAGGAAACCGTTGAAAAAGTTCCGGATGACTCATAG
- a CDS encoding PhnD/SsuA/transferrin family substrate-binding protein gives MKLSRIVCVIVTFLLLGINGRIAQADQLNLAIMEDMRGAVKKYAPLIEYLNNKGIQVSLIEVPTYPIAAKTFASGKIDAMFSGSGIAGTMMIKGVANPLVRPLSKEGISTYSAIILAPKGSPKFTGSADYFTGKNVIFTSLASAGEFYFYSIPNIASVNAIKLPVPSHGYGIEALAHGGGQIAIVKNRVWDKMKDKYPHLEAVGEGKGEYPDNTLIVSSKTNKETIAKLARALLTLKDDNSPQTQSVRDQMDIQGYIKTTTGDFKDTFEILKKGGVDQSFNFAFK, from the coding sequence ATGAAGTTATCAAGAATCGTATGTGTTATCGTCACGTTCCTGCTGTTAGGCATTAACGGTCGCATTGCACAAGCAGATCAGCTAAATCTCGCCATCATGGAGGACATGCGCGGTGCCGTTAAGAAATATGCGCCGCTCATAGAATACTTAAATAATAAAGGGATCCAAGTTAGCCTCATTGAGGTTCCAACTTATCCTATCGCGGCAAAGACATTTGCATCGGGGAAAATTGATGCCATGTTCAGCGGTTCCGGGATTGCGGGCACAATGATGATCAAGGGAGTAGCCAATCCATTGGTCCGGCCCCTGAGTAAGGAGGGTATTAGTACTTATTCTGCTATTATACTCGCTCCTAAAGGTTCGCCCAAATTTACCGGTTCAGCCGACTACTTCACAGGCAAGAATGTCATCTTTACTTCCTTGGCCTCTGCGGGGGAGTTTTACTTTTATTCCATTCCTAATATCGCATCTGTTAATGCAATCAAACTGCCAGTTCCATCACATGGATATGGCATCGAGGCACTCGCACATGGTGGCGGCCAGATAGCGATCGTGAAGAACCGTGTCTGGGACAAAATGAAAGATAAGTATCCACACCTCGAAGCGGTCGGCGAAGGCAAAGGAGAATATCCAGATAATACTTTGATTGTGTCCTCGAAGACGAACAAAGAGACAATTGCGAAGCTCGCTCGCGCTCTGCTCACCTTAAAGGATGATAATTCTCCGCAGACCCAGTCGGTCCGAGATCAAATGGACATTCAGGGCTATATTAAAACAACGACTGGTGATTTCAAGGACACTTTTGAAATATTGAAAAAAGGCGGAGTGGATCAGTCATTTAACTTTGCCTTTAAATGA
- a CDS encoding DUF2950 domain-containing protein, whose protein sequence is MKTVSADSTSHSSQKIALVTSILALAMAVLWNVTGTGAASQRYFATPEDAVKALAEAVKSNDTAALDQIFGPARKEVLSNDEVQHAAALEAFTKHLQEKTNLVKENDSTVMLHVGNEDWPFPIPIVKRDNQWFFDTEAGKEEILNRRIGENELTAMLVCRTYVKAQREYALKDWEGTGVLAYAQKLRSDPGRKNGLFWRTKEGEEVSPFGELVAQAWKEGYKKKKAAFREEATPFHGYYFRILTEQGKNAPGGKYNYVINGNMVAGFALIAFPSDWKKSGVMTFVVNQQGKVYQKNLGPETTKIAQQMKSYNPDGNWTLVKE, encoded by the coding sequence ATGAAGACAGTTTCAGCAGACTCCACATCTCATTCATCGCAGAAGATTGCTTTAGTAACATCCATTTTGGCTTTAGCGATGGCGGTCTTATGGAATGTGACGGGGACCGGTGCAGCGTCCCAACGATATTTTGCCACACCAGAAGACGCTGTCAAAGCACTCGCAGAGGCCGTGAAGTCAAACGACACGGCCGCGCTGGATCAGATTTTCGGGCCTGCCAGAAAAGAGGTTCTCTCTAATGACGAGGTGCAGCACGCTGCTGCCCTTGAGGCATTTACGAAACACCTGCAAGAAAAAACTAATCTTGTGAAAGAGAATGATTCGACGGTGATGCTTCACGTCGGTAATGAAGACTGGCCCTTTCCCATTCCGATTGTGAAAAGGGATAACCAGTGGTTCTTTGATACTGAGGCAGGCAAGGAAGAGATCCTAAACCGTCGTATCGGAGAAAACGAACTTACCGCCATGCTCGTTTGTCGCACGTACGTGAAGGCTCAGCGAGAGTATGCCCTGAAGGATTGGGAGGGCACCGGTGTACTGGCATATGCACAGAAGCTGCGAAGTGACCCTGGTAGGAAGAACGGTCTTTTTTGGAGAACGAAGGAGGGAGAAGAGGTGAGTCCCTTCGGGGAACTCGTCGCTCAGGCGTGGAAGGAAGGATATAAGAAGAAAAAGGCCGCTTTCAGGGAAGAGGCAACACCATTTCACGGATATTATTTTAGAATCTTGACTGAACAAGGTAAAAATGCCCCGGGGGGAAAATACAATTACGTTATCAATGGCAACATGGTTGCAGGTTTTGCCCTGATCGCATTTCCCTCGGACTGGAAGAAATCGGGTGTTATGACATTCGTTGTCAATCAGCAAGGGAAAGTCTATCAGAAGAACCTTGGACCAGAGACCACCAAGATTGCTCAACAGATGAAATCATATAATCCTGATGGAAACTGGACCCTTGTTAAGGAATAA
- a CDS encoding patatin-like phospholipase family protein translates to MSKVALVLSGGGAKGAFQFGAIKYIEEEIKKRYPDFRYKIIAGVSVGALNAVMLAMDKFADLEELWNTVSADQVYEGSLNWTAAIKIVFGAKSIMSNKPLSDRLSKIISLKDMKTDKYDLRIGAVSLVSGEYRAFRPSDFDDDEDFRSAILATTAIPVIWEPIEKIRLRNALYFEEAVDGGIRNVSPLGDVLDEDPTDVIMINCNPEKLSSDADSAKDILSIAKRSLTDITINEIFRSDVRFFLTINNLVEQARKHGIDLYKDEGQTDVYKAFKSVLIEPPDDLGDTLDFSQDVLRERMRVGYETAGEAFKDYQFTS, encoded by the coding sequence ATGAGTAAGGTGGCTCTGGTTCTGAGCGGCGGGGGTGCGAAAGGAGCCTTCCAATTCGGCGCCATAAAATACATCGAAGAGGAAATAAAGAAGAGGTATCCTGACTTCCGGTATAAGATCATCGCCGGCGTATCCGTGGGCGCTCTCAATGCCGTCATGCTGGCGATGGATAAATTCGCCGACCTCGAGGAGCTTTGGAACACGGTCAGCGCAGATCAAGTTTATGAGGGCAGCCTCAACTGGACAGCGGCGATAAAAATCGTCTTCGGGGCCAAATCTATCATGAGCAATAAACCCCTGTCGGACAGACTGAGCAAGATAATCAGCCTGAAGGACATGAAGACTGATAAATATGATTTACGAATAGGCGCGGTGTCTCTCGTGAGCGGCGAGTATAGGGCTTTCCGCCCTTCTGACTTCGACGATGACGAGGATTTTCGAAGCGCGATACTCGCCACAACAGCGATACCCGTGATATGGGAGCCGATAGAGAAGATCCGGTTGAGAAATGCCCTCTACTTTGAGGAGGCCGTCGACGGAGGCATCCGGAATGTGAGTCCTCTCGGAGACGTATTGGATGAAGATCCTACCGATGTCATCATGATTAATTGTAATCCTGAAAAATTGTCGTCTGATGCTGACTCGGCGAAAGATATCCTATCTATCGCAAAGAGGTCACTGACGGACATTACGATTAATGAAATATTCAGATCGGATGTGAGGTTCTTTCTCACGATAAATAATCTTGTCGAACAAGCCCGAAAGCACGGCATCGACCTTTATAAGGACGAAGGCCAAACCGATGTCTACAAGGCCTTCAAGTCGGTATTGATCGAACCGCCCGATGATTTGGGCGACACTCTCGATTTCTCCCAAGACGTTCTTAGGGAGAGGATGCGCGTGGGATATGAAACAGCAGGAGAAGCCTTCAAGGATTACCAGTTCACAAGCTGA